In a single window of the Elaeis guineensis isolate ETL-2024a chromosome 4, EG11, whole genome shotgun sequence genome:
- the LOC140857336 gene encoding protein AGENET DOMAIN (AGD)-CONTAINING P1-like: MARTRRGGESSSGGRTSGGGFGAGAKVEVRSDDEGFRGAWYEATVVRSLPRRHYSVEYVSLVSDADPSEPLHEIVCRSHVRPPPPPALSPTRYQVLQRVEVFHNDGWWAGVVSKLHGEDSGRFTVSFPNTREVMDFRPSEIRPLLEWVRGRWIVARDQSTKWDLERRKRAIKHLNLLVKIDQNI; encoded by the exons aTGGCACGGACTCGGAGAGGAGGAGAATCTTCGAGCGGTGGGAGGACCAGCGGCGGGGGCTTCGGCGCTGGGGCCAAAGTCGAGGTACGCAGCGACGACGAGGGATTCCGCGGAGCATGGTATGAGGCCACGGTCGTCCGATCCCTCCCCCGCCGCCACTACTCCGTCGAGTATGTCTCTCTTGTTTCCGATGCGGATCCATCCGAGCCCCTCCACGAGATCGTCTGCCGGTCCCACGTCCGCCCGCCGCCTCCGCCGGCGCTCTCCCCCACTCGTTATCAGGTATTGCAGCGCGTCGAGGTTTTTCACAATGATGGGTGGTGGGCAGGGGTGGTGTCCAAGCTTCATGGAGAGGATTCTGGGAGGTTTACCGTGTCCTTCCCCAACACAAGAGAGGTGATGGACTTCCGGCCGTCGGAGATCCGGCCGCTGCTGGAATGGGTACGTGGACGATGGATCGTCGCTCGAGACCAG TCAACGAAATGGGACTTGGAAAG AAGGAAAAGGGCCATTAAG CATTtgaatctattggtaaaaattgatCAAAACATCTAG